Proteins encoded by one window of Cydia splendana chromosome 14, ilCydSple1.2, whole genome shotgun sequence:
- the LOC134796885 gene encoding general odorant-binding protein 19d-like — protein sequence MTKLFQFLLCCCIAGLSYCKTEAEVKQYFVKLGVTCSKEHMITPDEMVMLQKHKMPDSENARCLMACVYRKATWMDDKGMFDNAAAEAMAEKDHGEDTTMIENSKKLFDHCKSVNDETVKDGEKGCERAALLFNCLTENASKMGFKI from the exons ATGACAAAGTTATTTCAATTTCTACTATGTTGTTGCATAGCTGGACTATCCTAT TGCAAGACCGAGGCCGAAGTGAAGCAGTACTTCGTGAAGCTAGGCGTGACATGTAGCAAGGAGCATATGATCACACCTGACGAGATGGTCATGCTGCAGAAACACAAGATGCCAGACAGCGAGAACGCACGTTGCTTGATGGCTTGCGTTTATAGGAAGGCCACTTGG ATGGACGACAAAGGCATGTTTGATAATGCTGCAGCTGAAGCGATGGCTGAAAAAGATCACGGAGAAGACACAACTATGATTGAAAATTCCAAGAAATTATTCGATCACTGCAAATCAG TAAACGACGAGACCGTAAAAGATGGAGAGAAAGGATGCGAAAGAGCAGCTTTGTTGTTCAATTGCCTAACTGAAAATGCTTCTAAG atgggattcaaaatataa